The proteins below come from a single Lactobacillus johnsonii genomic window:
- a CDS encoding ISL3-like element ISLjo2 family transposase, whose product MSSLNDYIKFTLDIEDKNIIFSDYSNENINGKIYKIYLAELIQPTCPYCRSTNLKHNGHYVSNVRFITADASKPVTIRLRKQRVLCNYCLKRSMAQSNLVNKGCYISNTSKRKILSALTEDRSMTSIAREHNVSVNTVQRVLEVCSSKFYDAFDHLPEHLAFDEFKGVGKKLHFICLDGDTHKVVQILRTRFKPDILRYFYKFTPKARAMVKTVTMDLNCYYPLVARELFPNAQIVIDRFHMVQMLTRSFNIFRVQIMKQFNKRSREYKLLKSPWKLYLMKYDKLNKTTPYYDWHFKDCLTQEHVVLDGLDCDQTLENTYWVMQDFMTAIQDNDEKKVIHLLHSKQNVGKQMHQTLLTFKRNYSGVLNGITSTYSNGCLEGVNRKIKQIERTAYGYRNFKHLLIRIRLEENIIKEKESNSYFLAA is encoded by the coding sequence ATGTCCTCTTTAAATGATTATATTAAATTTACTCTTGATATTGAAGATAAAAACATTATTTTTTCTGATTATTCAAATGAAAATATTAACGGTAAGATTTACAAAATATATTTAGCTGAGCTGATCCAGCCTACTTGTCCTTATTGTCGTTCTACTAATCTTAAGCATAACGGTCATTACGTCTCTAACGTTCGTTTCATTACTGCTGATGCTAGTAAGCCCGTTACTATCAGATTAAGAAAACAACGTGTTCTCTGCAATTACTGTTTAAAAAGATCTATGGCTCAATCTAATCTGGTTAATAAAGGCTGCTATATCTCTAACACTTCTAAGCGAAAAATACTTTCTGCTCTTACTGAAGATCGTTCAATGACCAGCATTGCTAGAGAACATAATGTATCTGTCAACACGGTTCAAAGAGTATTAGAAGTCTGCTCTTCTAAGTTCTATGATGCCTTTGATCATCTCCCTGAACACTTAGCTTTTGATGAATTTAAGGGCGTAGGCAAAAAGCTTCACTTTATTTGTCTAGATGGTGATACTCACAAAGTTGTTCAAATTCTTAGAACTCGTTTCAAACCTGATATTCTACGCTATTTTTACAAGTTCACTCCTAAAGCTCGTGCAATGGTTAAAACAGTAACTATGGATCTTAATTGTTATTATCCTTTAGTTGCTAGAGAATTATTTCCAAATGCTCAGATAGTTATTGACCGTTTTCATATGGTTCAAATGCTTACTAGATCGTTTAATATTTTCAGAGTTCAAATCATGAAGCAATTTAATAAAAGAAGCCGTGAATATAAGCTTTTAAAGTCCCCTTGGAAGCTTTATCTCATGAAATATGACAAACTTAATAAGACTACTCCTTATTACGACTGGCATTTTAAGGACTGTCTAACACAGGAACATGTTGTCTTAGATGGTTTAGATTGTGACCAAACCTTAGAAAATACTTATTGGGTTATGCAGGACTTTATGACTGCTATTCAGGATAACGATGAAAAGAAAGTTATCCATCTACTTCATTCAAAACAAAATGTTGGTAAACAAATGCATCAAACTCTATTAACTTTTAAACGTAATTATTCTGGTGTCCTAAACGGTATTACCTCAACTTATTCTAATGGTTGTCTTGAAGGAGTTAACCGTAAGATTAAACAAATTGAACGTACTGCTTATGGCTATAGAAATTTCAAACATTTATTAATTAGAATTAGACTCGAAGAAAATATTATAAAAGAAAAGGAATCAAACAGCTATTTCTTAGCTGCTTAA
- the yycF gene encoding response regulator YycF, translating to MPKKILVVDDEKPISDIIKFNLAKEGFDVDTAYDGEEAVKKVEEYNPDLMILDLMLPKKDGLEVAREVRQTHDMPIIMVTAKDTEIDKVLGLEMGADDYVTKPFSNRELVARVKANLRRRDLTQKATEDDEDKNITIGNLVIMPEAYMVEKNGEKIELTHREFELLHYLAQHMGQVMTREHLLQTVWGYDYFGDVRTVDVTVRRLREKIEDNPSSPTILVTRRGVGYYVKNPSDE from the coding sequence ATGCCAAAGAAGATTTTAGTCGTTGACGATGAAAAACCAATTTCTGACATTATTAAATTTAATCTGGCTAAGGAAGGCTTTGATGTCGACACTGCATACGACGGCGAAGAAGCTGTTAAAAAAGTTGAGGAATATAATCCCGATTTAATGATTCTTGACTTGATGTTACCAAAAAAAGACGGCTTAGAGGTTGCACGTGAAGTGCGCCAAACTCATGATATGCCAATTATTATGGTAACGGCTAAAGACACTGAGATTGATAAGGTGTTAGGTCTTGAAATGGGAGCAGATGATTATGTTACTAAGCCTTTTTCTAACCGAGAATTAGTTGCTAGAGTAAAGGCAAACTTGCGTAGACGTGACTTGACTCAAAAAGCTACTGAAGATGATGAAGACAAAAATATTACCATTGGCAATCTTGTGATTATGCCTGAAGCTTATATGGTTGAAAAAAATGGTGAAAAAATTGAATTAACGCATCGTGAATTTGAATTACTTCATTATTTAGCACAGCATATGGGACAAGTAATGACTAGAGAGCATTTATTACAAACCGTTTGGGGCTATGATTATTTTGGAGATGTTAGAACTGTGGATGTAACTGTGCGACGCTTACGGGAAAAGATCGAAGACAATCCAAGTTCACCAACGATTTTAGTTACCAGACGTGGAGTAGGATATTACGTTAAAAACCCATCAGATGAATAA
- the walK gene encoding cell wall metabolism sensor histidine kinase WalK, giving the protein MKKIKSVLNSINFKIAIIFMLLLLATIEVVGASFTRQLEQNSIQNFESSIQVPNIITNQIASQLSRANSKSANQQLSQIISNYNLGDISQLMVVDNKGVIRAVSNVNDQNRIGQRTSNADIKSVLSNGKQVSKVINDNGNYMVQISPLTSANGTNTPVGAIYVRASLQGVFNNLRQVSIYFLIASLIAAVLGAVVALVISRAITRPIEEMRKQALRVANGDYSGHVRVYAQDELGQLAEAFNTLSVRIERTQEISDSERRRLDNVLTHMTDGVIATDRHGNITIINETALDFLGKTEKDVIGKPITNLLGLKDVTIQDLLSTQQELVVRVNDNTRDEMILHANFSLIQRVTGFVSGLVCVLHDITQQQKNEREQQQFVSNVSHELRTPLTSLRAYVEALNDGAWKDPNIAPQFLHVIQDETERMIRMINDLLSLSRMDRGVAKMDLEWVNLNDFVNHVLNRFDMMLKSDTDKTHKKKYSIKREFPHQALWVEIDTDKMMQVIDNIMNNAIKYSPDGGVITVRLLQAQKHVILSISDQGLGIPRKDLNKIFDRFYRVDKARSRKQGGTGLGLAISKEIVEAHHGRIWADSAEGSGSTFYISLPYEAISEEGENWDEV; this is encoded by the coding sequence ATGAAGAAAATAAAAAGTGTACTAAATTCTATTAATTTTAAAATCGCAATCATTTTTATGTTGCTACTACTAGCAACGATTGAAGTCGTTGGAGCTTCTTTTACTAGACAACTTGAACAAAACTCAATTCAAAATTTTGAGTCTTCAATTCAAGTCCCAAACATTATTACTAACCAAATTGCCAGTCAATTGAGTAGGGCAAACAGTAAGAGTGCTAATCAGCAGCTAAGCCAGATTATTTCAAACTATAATCTCGGCGATATTAGTCAATTAATGGTAGTAGATAATAAGGGCGTGATCCGAGCTGTTTCAAATGTTAATGATCAGAATCGAATTGGCCAGCGGACTAGTAATGCGGATATAAAAAGCGTGCTTTCAAATGGAAAACAAGTTTCTAAGGTAATCAATGACAATGGAAACTATATGGTGCAAATTTCACCATTAACATCTGCTAATGGAACTAATACGCCTGTGGGAGCTATTTATGTAAGAGCAAGTTTACAGGGTGTATTCAATAATTTACGGCAAGTTTCTATTTACTTTTTGATTGCCTCATTAATTGCGGCTGTTTTAGGTGCAGTAGTTGCCTTGGTAATTTCCCGGGCCATAACTCGGCCGATTGAAGAAATGCGTAAGCAAGCTTTGCGGGTCGCAAATGGAGATTATTCGGGACACGTCCGGGTTTATGCGCAAGATGAGTTAGGGCAATTAGCTGAAGCATTTAACACTTTGTCGGTACGAATTGAGAGAACTCAAGAGATTTCTGATAGTGAGCGAAGACGGTTAGATAATGTTTTGACCCATATGACAGATGGGGTTATTGCGACTGATCGTCACGGAAATATTACTATCATTAATGAAACTGCCTTAGACTTTTTAGGCAAAACTGAAAAAGATGTTATTGGAAAACCGATTACTAATTTGCTTGGCTTAAAAGATGTTACAATTCAAGATCTCTTAAGTACGCAACAAGAATTAGTTGTGCGCGTAAATGACAATACAAGAGATGAAATGATTTTACATGCTAACTTTTCTTTAATTCAGCGTGTAACTGGCTTTGTTTCAGGTCTAGTTTGTGTTTTGCATGATATTACGCAACAGCAAAAAAATGAACGGGAACAACAGCAATTTGTGTCTAACGTTTCACATGAACTTAGAACCCCATTAACAAGCTTAAGGGCATATGTTGAAGCCTTAAATGATGGGGCATGGAAGGATCCAAATATTGCACCTCAGTTTTTACATGTTATCCAAGATGAAACTGAGCGAATGATTAGGATGATTAATGATCTCCTTAGCTTATCAAGAATGGATCGTGGTGTAGCCAAAATGGACTTAGAGTGGGTTAACTTAAATGATTTTGTTAACCACGTTCTAAACCGTTTTGATATGATGCTGAAATCTGATACAGATAAAACGCATAAAAAGAAGTATTCAATCAAGCGTGAATTTCCTCATCAAGCTTTATGGGTAGAAATTGATACTGATAAGATGATGCAAGTAATCGATAATATTATGAACAATGCGATTAAGTATTCACCTGATGGGGGCGTTATAACAGTTCGCCTTCTTCAAGCTCAAAAGCATGTCATCTTAAGTATTTCTGACCAAGGATTGGGAATTCCAAGAAAAGACTTAAATAAGATTTTCGATAGATTTTATCGTGTTGACAAGGCTCGTTCTCGTAAGCAAGGTGGAACTGGACTAGGATTAGCTATTTCTAAAGAAATAGTAGAAGCACACCATGGCCGGATTTGGGCAGATAGTGCTGAAGGTTCCGGATCAACTTTCTACATTTCTTTGCCATATGAAGCAATTAGTGAGGAAGGAGAAAACTGGGATGAGGTTTAA